One window of Misgurnus anguillicaudatus chromosome 13, ASM2758022v2, whole genome shotgun sequence genomic DNA carries:
- the ndnf gene encoding protein NDNF, whose translation MRQMFGCYGLMLLVLGVMGQKLPTRDEGLFQMQIRDKATFHDSSFMPDGAEISGYLFRDTPKRYFFVVEEDNTPLLVTVTPCDAPLEWRLTLQELPEDRSGEGSGEPEPLEQQKQQVTTSEGTELFTYKGNDVESFIATSSPSGLYQLEIVSTEKDSNFKIYATTTPESDQPYPELPYDPRVDVTALGRTTVTLAWKPTPTGSVMGQPIQYCVVINKEHNFKSLCAAEAKMNVDDTFMAAPKPGRDFSPFDFAHFGFIPSENDFSKDRSLTTNRALSSKLSRTYIPKPKVSDIQKICIGNKNIFTVSDLKPDTQYYFDVFAVNTVTNMSTAFVGTFARTKEEAKQKTMELKDGKVTDVFVKRKGSKFLRFAPVSSHQRVTLFVHACLDAVQVQVRRDGKLVLSQNVEGVGQFQLRGKPKAKYLIRLRGSRRGASTLKVLASTRAGGKQPFPTLPEDTRIKAFDKLRTCSSVTVAWLGTQDRNKYCVYRREVAESYGEEQRRREQNQCAGPESRSKSEKVLCKYFHSANLQKAVTTETITGLEAGKSYLLDVYVVGHSGHSVKYQSKLVKTRKYC comes from the exons ATGAGGCAGATGTTTGGATGTTATGGCTTGATGTTGCTGGTCCTGGGGGTGATGGGACAGAAACTGCCCACACGTGATGAGGGTCTCTTTCAGATGCAGATCAGAGATAAAGCAACGTTTCACGACTCTTCTTTTATGCCCGATGGAGCTGAGATCAGTGGATACCTGTTCAGGGATACCCCAAAAAG GTACTTTTTTGTGGTGGAGGAAGACAACACTCCGCTATTGGTGACGGTGACACCTTGTGACGCTCCGCTCGAGTGGAGATTGACATTGCAGGAGCTCCCAGAGGACCGCAGCGGAGAAGGATCAG GTGAGCCAGAACCATTAGAGCAGCAGAAACAGCAGGTCACAACCAGTGAAGGGACCGAGCTTTTCACCTACAAAGGAAATGATGTCGAGTCATTCATCGCCACCAGCTCCCCTTCGGGCTTGTACCAGCTGGAAATCGTCTCTACTGAAAAGGACAGCAACTTCAAGATTTACGCGACCACAACTCCCGAGTCCGACCAGCCATACCCAGAGCTGCCTTACGACCCCAGGGTCGATGTAACCGCACTGGGTCGTACCACCGTCACGCTAGCCTGGAAGCCCACTCCCACTGGCTCTGTAATGGGCCAGCCGATCCAGTACTGTGTAGTTATTAACAAGGAGCACAACTTCAAGAGCTTATGTGCGGCGGAGGCCAAGATGAACGTGGATGATACTTTCATGGCCGCTCCAAAACCCGGGAGGGACTTCAGCCCTTTTGACTTTGCTCATTTTGGTTTCATCCCATCTGAGAATGATTTCAGTAAGGATCGTTCCCTCACCACTAACAGAGCTTTGAGCAGCAAATTGAGCCGCACGTATATCCCCAAGCCCAAAGTTTCAGACATACAGAAAATCTGCATTGGCAACaagaatatttttacagtttcaGACCTAAAGCCAGACACGCAGTACTACTTTGACGTGTTCGCCGTCAACACGGTCACCAACATGAGCACTGCGTTTGTGGGCACGTTTGCTCGCACTAAAGAAGAAGCCAAGCAGAAGACCATGGAGCTCAAGGACGGAAAAGTCACAGATGTCTTCGTTAAGAGAAAAGGCAGCAAATTTCTTCGTTTCGCTCCGGTCTCTTCTCACCAGCGCGTGACGCTCTTCGTGCATGCCTGTCTGGATGCGGTTCAGGTTCAGGTGCGCCGCGACGGGAAGCTTGTTCTTTCACAGAACGTAGAGGGCGTCGGTCAGTTTCAACTTCGGGGCAAACCCAAAGCCAAGTACCTGATTCGTCTTCGTGGTTCTCGAAGGGGTGCTTCCACTTTGAAAGTGCTGGCAAGCACTCGTGCTGGGGGAAAGCAGCCCTTCCCCACTTTACCCGAGGATACCCGCATCAAGGCTTTCGATAAGTTGCGTACCTGTTCATCTGTCACGGTGGCTTGGCTTGGCACGCAGGACCGAAACAAATACTGCGTTTACCGGCGAGAAGTCGCCGAAAGTTACGGCGAGGAGCAGCGACGCCGCGAGCAGAACCAGTGCGCAGGACCGGAGAGCCGTAGCAAGTCCGAAAAGGTACTTTGCAAGTACTTCCACAGTGCCAACCTGCAGAAGGCCGTCACCACCGAGACCATAACAGGCCTCGAGGCAGGAAAGAGCTACCTCCTGGATGTTTATGTGGTGGGACACAGCGGTCACTCAGTCAAGTATCAGAGCAAACTGGTGAAAACAAGGAAGTACTGTTAA